One window of Papaver somniferum cultivar HN1 chromosome 9, ASM357369v1, whole genome shotgun sequence genomic DNA carries:
- the LOC113312852 gene encoding uncharacterized protein LOC113312852 gives MDAHERSTFSSPTTTEIPEIQTIIDRADLSDLGFSGNKFTWSNRQSEVDCIYARLDMALGNGYLLNQYGSSRVHHIDTIGSDHIPIILETNPLSYQGSKPYKYFKCWSSDPSVREIISNAYSKEVRGSSPFQLTNKLRFIKHDLKLWNNQHFGNINNKVKYINSYLNDLTNLPHSPENVELIKQVEFDLDHWQKVQEDFYAQKSRQEYFRSFDRNTGYYHNYANRRKHFNHISALKLDNGQWVNERADLETLLINHFSSIGTTSNPYRNVELLNCIDPCISDIDNLNLLRPVTKQEIVDTINQMTPWTAPGPDGFPPGFYKENIDLLINDLWKTVNSFFESKHLFKEMNHTFLSLIQKTDNPSSPSEFRPISLCNSSYKIISKIIVNRMKPLLSKMISPYQAAYVPTGTYMIMS, from the coding sequence ATGGATGCCCATGAAAGATCTACTTTTTCTTCCCCTACTACTACTGAGATTCCTGAAATTCAGACTATAATAGATAGGGCTGATCTTTCTGACTTAGGATTCTCTGGTAATAAGTTTACTTGGAGTAATAGGCAGTCTGAAGTTGATTGTATCTACGCTAGGTTAGACATGGCTCTTGGTAATGGTTACTTGCTCAATCAATATGGTTCTTCAAGAGTTCACCATATTGATACTATTGGCAGTGACCATATACCCATTATCTTGGAGACTAATCCTTTGTCTTATCAAGGTAGTAAGCCTTATAAATATTTCAAATGTTGGAGTAGTGATCCTTCTGTTAGAGAGATTATTTCTAATGCCTACTCTAAGGAAGTCAGGGGATCTTCCCCATTTCaactcaccaacaaactaaggttCATTAAACATGACCTTAAACTTTGGAATAATCAACATTTTGGTAATATAAATAATAAAGTGAAATATATTAACAGTTATCTCAATGATCTTACTAATCTTCCTCATTCCCCAGAGAATGTGGAATTGATTAAACAAGTAGAGTTTGACTTAGATCATTGGCAAAAAGTTCAAGAAGACTTTTATGCTCAAAAATCTAGACAAGAGTACTTCAGATCCTTTGACAGGAATACTGGTTATTATCATAATTATGCCAACAGAAGAAAACACTTTAACCATATAAGTGCTCTTAAGTTGGATAATGGGCAGTGGGTTAATGAGAGAGCTGATCTTGAAACCCTTTTGATAAACCACTTCAGTTCAATAGGAACTACTTCTAATCCTTATAGAAATGTGGAATTACTTAATTGCATTGACCCATGCATTTCTGATATTGACAATCTTAACTTGCTTAGACCTGTTACTAAGCAGGAAATTGTTGATACTATAAACCAAATGACACCCTGGACTGCGCCAGGGCCGGATGGTTTTCCACCTGGTTTCTATAAGGAAAATATTGATCTTTTAATCAATGATTTATGGAAAACTGTCAATAGTTTCTTTGAATCTAAACATTTGTTTAAAGAGATGAATCACACTTTTCTATCTTTAATTCAAAAAACAGATAACCCATCTAGTCCCTCTGAATTCAGACCTATTTCTTTATGTAATTCTAgttataaaattatttctaagATTATTGTAAATAGAATGAAACCATTATTAAGCAAAATGATAAGCCCTTATCAAGCTGCATATGTCCCTACAGGAACATACATGATAATGTCATAA